One genomic window of Roseobacter ponti includes the following:
- the pgi gene encoding glucose-6-phosphate isomerase — translation MTDHWNALEALAQNASEHSILSLFDTPGRAEEFSTQTGDMLFDYSKTSIVAGIRDALIALAGAAGVAEKREAMFAGEAINDTEGRAVLHTALRNLDGGPVMVAGEDVMPGVLATLERMRGFAREIRNSKITDVVNIGIGGSDLGPAMAVEALSPYHDGPRCHFVSNVDGAHIADTLRGLDAKTTLVIVASKTFTTIETMTNARTARAWMTDHGGDPAAQFAALSTADDLTADFGIPAERVFGFEDWVGGRYSMWGPIGLSVMIAIGPDAFDAFLRGGQAMDRHFRAAAFEENMPVLLALTGIWHAQVCGHASRAVLPYDQRLKKLPDYFQQLEMESNGKRVQMDGTPVLVDSGPVVWGAAGTNGQHAFYQLIHQGTRVIPCEFMIAANGHEPDLAHHHQLLIANCLAQSEALMRGRSADEAREKMRTKGFTGDELERQAQHRVFEGNRPSVTLSYPLLDPFTLGQIVALYEHRVFVEGVILGINSFDQWGVELGKELATSLQPVVEGTAPAEGKDGSTARLVAFIHRNRDPA, via the coding sequence CTGACAGACCACTGGAATGCGCTTGAGGCGCTGGCACAGAACGCATCCGAGCACAGTATTCTTTCGCTGTTCGATACCCCCGGACGCGCCGAAGAGTTCAGCACCCAGACCGGCGATATGCTCTTTGATTATTCAAAAACCAGCATTGTCGCAGGCATCCGCGACGCGCTGATCGCCCTCGCCGGTGCCGCAGGCGTGGCTGAAAAACGTGAAGCGATGTTCGCAGGCGAAGCGATCAACGACACCGAAGGCCGCGCCGTGCTGCATACCGCGTTGCGCAATCTTGACGGTGGTCCGGTCATGGTCGCGGGCGAGGATGTCATGCCCGGCGTTCTGGCGACCCTGGAGCGCATGCGCGGCTTTGCCCGCGAGATACGCAACAGCAAAATCACCGACGTGGTCAACATCGGCATCGGTGGGTCAGATCTCGGGCCTGCGATGGCGGTGGAGGCGCTATCGCCTTACCATGACGGGCCGCGCTGCCATTTCGTCTCGAACGTCGACGGCGCGCATATCGCCGACACGCTGCGCGGGCTCGATGCGAAAACCACCCTTGTCATTGTGGCGTCCAAAACTTTCACCACTATTGAGACAATGACCAACGCCCGCACCGCCCGCGCCTGGATGACGGATCACGGTGGTGACCCGGCAGCACAGTTCGCAGCTCTCAGCACGGCCGATGATCTGACGGCGGATTTCGGCATCCCTGCGGAGCGGGTCTTCGGGTTTGAGGACTGGGTTGGCGGACGATATTCCATGTGGGGGCCGATCGGGCTGTCGGTGATGATCGCCATCGGCCCTGACGCCTTTGATGCCTTTCTGCGCGGCGGCCAGGCGATGGACCGGCATTTCCGGGCCGCAGCCTTTGAGGAAAACATGCCGGTGCTGCTGGCACTCACCGGCATCTGGCATGCACAGGTCTGCGGGCACGCAAGCCGGGCCGTGCTGCCCTATGACCAGCGCCTGAAGAAGCTGCCTGATTATTTCCAGCAGCTTGAGATGGAATCAAACGGCAAGCGCGTTCAGATGGATGGCACGCCGGTGCTGGTGGACAGCGGACCGGTCGTCTGGGGGGCCGCGGGCACCAACGGGCAGCATGCTTTCTATCAGCTTATTCATCAGGGCACGCGGGTGATCCCCTGCGAATTTATGATCGCGGCCAACGGGCACGAACCGGACCTGGCACATCATCATCAGCTGCTGATCGCCAACTGCCTGGCACAGTCAGAAGCGCTGATGCGAGGCCGCTCTGCAGACGAGGCCCGCGAAAAGATGCGCACGAAAGGTTTCACCGGTGACGAGCTCGAACGCCAGGCCCAGCACCGGGTCTTTGAGGGCAACCGACCCTCTGTGACGCTGAGCTATCCGCTGCTCGATCCTTTTACGCTGGGGCAGATCGTTGCGCTCTATGAGCACCGCGTCTTTGTCGAAGGCGTGATCCTTGGCATCAACTCGTTTGATCAGTGGGGCGTGGAACTGGGCAAGGAGCTTGCCACCTCGCTGCAGCCGGTCGTCGAAGGCACCGCACCGGCAGAGGGCAAAGACGGCTCTACGGCCCGTCTTGTGGCCTTCATCCACCGGAACCGGGACCCGGCATAG
- a CDS encoding acyl-CoA thioesterase has protein sequence MTLPYHTPLSPVQQKRLGIDPPAPLAMADTVRFSELDVLRHVNNAVYMNWFERLRIRYTQNCGLSRYTGRGTDPRIVIRSGSIHYREEMRMDEDYVVTCGCTAFRNTSFSLHQELWSDRRLRATFDCVLVLLNHNGEGRFTIPDHVRRHFVEADGACAEN, from the coding sequence ATGACCCTGCCCTACCACACCCCGCTCAGCCCGGTTCAGCAGAAGAGGCTGGGTATCGATCCGCCCGCGCCCTTGGCGATGGCCGATACGGTCCGGTTTTCCGAACTCGACGTGCTGCGTCACGTCAACAATGCGGTCTATATGAACTGGTTTGAGCGACTGCGAATCCGTTACACTCAGAACTGCGGGCTTTCCCGCTATACGGGTCGGGGCACAGACCCGCGCATTGTGATCCGCTCGGGTAGCATCCATTACCGCGAGGAAATGCGCATGGATGAGGATTATGTGGTCACCTGCGGCTGCACGGCTTTTCGCAACACGTCATTCTCACTGCATCAGGAGCTCTGGTCGGATCGGCGGCTGCGCGCGACCTTCGACTGTGTGCTCGTGCTGCTGAACCACAACGGCGAGGGGCGTTTTACCATTCCGGATCACGTGCGCCGCCATTTTGTCGAGGCGGACGGCGCCTGTGCCGAAAACTGA
- the pgl gene encoding 6-phosphogluconolactonase translates to MTFHEYPDRDMAVMQIAQMLAGSLRKCLAQHDLASLAVPGGSTPGPVFDAMSSVELDWSRVHVMLTDERWVPEDHERSNAGLVKRRLLTGPAAKAEFVPFYRAGMTADEAAPVLSQELGHLLPVSVLLLGMGADMHTASLFPGADTLSAALDKNAPMLCAVHPEDQPEARISLSAPVLDGAMEKHLVIFGDDKRTALEKAMTLPPEEAPVGAVIAGGDVHWAA, encoded by the coding sequence ATGACATTTCACGAATATCCCGACCGCGATATGGCGGTCATGCAGATCGCTCAAATGCTCGCGGGCAGCCTGCGCAAGTGCCTCGCACAGCATGATCTGGCCAGCCTGGCGGTCCCGGGCGGGAGCACACCGGGGCCTGTGTTCGACGCGATGAGTTCGGTTGAGCTGGACTGGAGCCGGGTGCATGTGATGCTGACCGATGAACGCTGGGTGCCCGAAGATCACGAACGCTCGAATGCAGGTCTCGTTAAACGGCGGCTGCTGACCGGTCCAGCGGCAAAGGCAGAATTCGTGCCGTTTTACCGCGCGGGCATGACCGCAGATGAGGCCGCACCGGTGCTGTCGCAGGAGCTCGGACACCTGCTGCCTGTGTCCGTCCTGTTGCTGGGGATGGGGGCCGATATGCACACCGCGTCGCTCTTTCCCGGCGCTGATACGCTTTCCGCAGCGCTTGATAAAAACGCGCCCATGCTTTGTGCCGTGCACCCGGAAGACCAGCCGGAGGCACGGATTTCTCTCAGCGCACCGGTTCTTGATGGTGCCATGGAAAAACACCTCGTGATCTTCGGAGACGATAAACGCACCGCACTGGAAAAAGCCATGACACTGCCCCCGGAAGAAGCCCCGGTCGGCGCTGTGATCGCTGGAGGAGATGTACATTGGGCAGCCTGA
- a CDS encoding long-chain fatty acid--CoA ligase: MLGQMMHAPLLISSLVAHAARYHSDAEIVSVNTSGGTESTTWGQVEGNARRLASALERLELSESARCATIAWNNRRHLEIYFGTSGGGYVCHTINPRLFPEQLVYIMNHAEDEVVFIDSTFVPLIAAIREQLTTVKHIVLLEAETGGAEETLPGIIAYDALLAEGNAQYDWPDLNEELASSLCYTSGTTGNPKGVLFSHRSTVLHSMTASLPDSIGISAMDVLLPVVPMFHVNAWGTPYACAMVGARMVLPGPGLDGQSLIGLIDGYGVTIACGVPTIWLGLLREAEKAGTELKSLRKTAVGGSACPPSMIKAFRERYGVETRHAWGMTEMSPIGTVNQPLAKHLNLPEADLHLLRENQGRPVWGMELKIAQADGTPLPHDGKTQGELLVRGPCVLKAYMHMSAGETLQGGWFNTGDIATLDPDGYVVICDRAKDIIKSGGEWISSVELENIAIAHPDLADAAVIGARHEKWDERPVLIAVKAEGADPSAEEILSVFEGKIARWQVPDSVVFTDVLPRNATGKVLKRNLRDQYGDILLS; this comes from the coding sequence ATGCTCGGACAGATGATGCACGCCCCATTGCTGATCTCTTCACTGGTCGCGCATGCAGCCCGGTATCACAGCGACGCGGAGATCGTGTCGGTAAACACCTCCGGCGGCACCGAAAGCACAACCTGGGGGCAGGTCGAAGGAAATGCCCGCCGGCTGGCCTCGGCGCTGGAACGTCTGGAGCTGTCAGAAAGTGCGCGCTGTGCCACCATTGCCTGGAACAACCGGCGTCATCTGGAGATCTATTTCGGCACCTCAGGCGGCGGGTACGTCTGCCATACGATCAATCCGAGGCTCTTTCCCGAACAGCTTGTCTACATCATGAACCATGCCGAGGATGAGGTCGTCTTCATCGACAGCACCTTTGTGCCACTCATTGCCGCGATCCGTGAACAGCTCACCACGGTGAAGCACATTGTCCTGCTCGAAGCGGAGACCGGCGGCGCAGAAGAAACGTTGCCAGGGATCATCGCCTATGACGCTCTTCTGGCAGAGGGGAACGCGCAATATGACTGGCCTGATCTGAATGAAGAACTGGCATCAAGCCTTTGTTATACTTCAGGAACGACCGGAAACCCCAAGGGGGTTCTCTTCTCGCACCGCTCCACTGTCCTGCACAGCATGACGGCCAGTCTGCCGGACAGCATCGGCATCTCCGCGATGGATGTGCTGCTGCCTGTAGTGCCGATGTTTCACGTCAATGCCTGGGGCACGCCCTATGCCTGCGCCATGGTGGGTGCGCGCATGGTGTTGCCGGGCCCCGGTCTCGACGGACAGTCGCTGATCGGGCTTATCGACGGATATGGCGTGACGATTGCCTGTGGCGTGCCGACGATCTGGCTCGGGCTTCTGCGCGAGGCGGAGAAAGCCGGGACTGAACTTAAAAGCCTGCGGAAAACGGCGGTGGGCGGGTCGGCCTGTCCGCCCTCGATGATTAAAGCTTTTCGCGAGCGCTACGGCGTGGAGACACGCCACGCCTGGGGCATGACAGAGATGTCACCCATCGGCACCGTGAACCAGCCTCTGGCCAAACACCTGAACCTGCCGGAAGCGGACCTGCATCTGCTGCGCGAAAACCAGGGCCGTCCGGTCTGGGGCATGGAACTGAAGATCGCGCAGGCCGATGGCACGCCGCTGCCGCATGACGGCAAAACACAAGGTGAACTGCTGGTGCGCGGCCCCTGTGTGCTCAAGGCCTATATGCATATGTCTGCCGGGGAAACACTGCAGGGCGGATGGTTCAACACCGGCGATATCGCGACACTGGATCCGGACGGATACGTGGTGATCTGCGACCGCGCAAAGGACATCATCAAGTCGGGCGGCGAGTGGATCAGTTCGGTTGAGCTTGAAAACATCGCCATCGCCCATCCGGACCTGGCAGATGCGGCTGTCATTGGCGCGAGGCACGAGAAGTGGGATGAGCGCCCCGTTCTGATCGCTGTGAAAGCGGAGGGGGCAGATCCATCGGCGGAGGAAATCCTTTCGGTTTTTGAGGGTAAAATCGCGCGCTGGCAGGTGCCCGATAGCGTGGTTTTCACCGATGTCCTGCCGCGTAATGCCACCGGAAAGGTGCTCAAACGCAACTTACGCGATCAATATGGTGACATCCTTCTGTCGTAA
- a CDS encoding class I SAM-dependent methyltransferase, which yields MAEENADQKAFWENWADHWVNSQADLDGLMAPVLDRVFSRADLRPGQRVLDIGCGAGTSTQLAAEAVAPGGHVTGADISAPMLAQARKSTAGLTGLAFIAADVADHDFGPPGFDRVISRFGVMFFADPQAAFCNIARAMKPGARLSMACWSGLERNPWFRVPMIAAKERLGAPPPLHADAPGPLAFRDINRVTSILHSAGFSDIEGQADALMLTPPGDLIHLAGHAARIGPASRTLEYFEADQADVNAIVQQVAGAFEEYMTPDGARVPAEINFFTATAPQR from the coding sequence ATGGCAGAAGAAAACGCAGATCAGAAAGCGTTCTGGGAGAACTGGGCGGATCACTGGGTCAACTCTCAGGCTGACCTCGACGGGCTGATGGCACCGGTTCTTGACCGGGTATTTAGTCGTGCTGACCTGAGGCCCGGTCAGAGGGTTCTGGACATCGGCTGCGGTGCCGGCACCAGCACACAGCTTGCTGCAGAGGCCGTGGCGCCGGGTGGTCATGTGACCGGCGCGGATATCTCAGCGCCCATGCTGGCGCAGGCGCGCAAATCCACGGCCGGCCTTACCGGGCTGGCTTTCATCGCCGCAGATGTGGCGGACCATGATTTCGGCCCGCCCGGGTTTGACCGGGTTATCTCGCGGTTTGGTGTTATGTTTTTCGCCGATCCGCAGGCGGCTTTCTGTAATATCGCACGGGCGATGAAACCCGGTGCACGGCTCTCCATGGCCTGCTGGTCCGGGCTGGAACGCAATCCGTGGTTCCGGGTGCCGATGATTGCCGCCAAAGAGCGCCTTGGCGCGCCGCCGCCGCTGCACGCGGATGCGCCTGGTCCGCTTGCTTTTCGCGATATCAACCGCGTCACGAGCATCCTGCACAGTGCGGGGTTTTCGGATATCGAGGGTCAGGCCGACGCGCTGATGCTGACCCCTCCCGGGGATCTGATCCACTTGGCCGGCCACGCCGCAAGGATCGGTCCGGCATCGCGGACGCTGGAGTATTTCGAGGCCGACCAGGCCGATGTTAACGCCATCGTTCAGCAGGTCGCAGGCGCATTTGAAGAGTATATGACGCCGGACGGTGCGCGTGTGCCAGCCGAGATAAATTTCTTTACAGCGACCGCGCCGCAGCGCTGA